The DNA window atatatatatatatatttcatggcCAAAAGTCCCTATTGCAGCTTATTGTTCCCTCTTGAGAGTATGATTATGTTGGAGGCTCCATTTGCTTTTGCTTTATAAGAttttttggaaatactatgcatCATTTTCTACCTAGCATCAGAATTTTCATTAAGTGATAAAGGTTAGTCTCTGATAAACTTTGTTTAATTTTGGTATTAAGATTTGTAgaaaaaattgagaaagtatACATAGAATgctatttacttatttatatctGTACATCTTTTGCTACTTTATTCTCCTGATAAAATTTTTATCTACATTTTATACGTAAGGTCCTGAGAATTTGTATTTGAAAGGCAATTTTAGTCATGGAGAATGAAGGACAAAGAGAGAAAGGAGAATCAAACAACTTTGTGATATGTCATACTAACTCTCTTCCTAAATAATTGTTGTTAAAAAACTACTCATTCCTTCAAAACAAAGACTGTCTTTACTAACTTATGCAACTATTTAGTATTCCCTATGTTCCTTCTTATTTGTCAAAATTCACTTTATAAGAGTTGGATTGACTAATCTTCGGTGTTAAATTGATTAGAATGattcaatattttagatttaaaatttagatattcgaaaactatatgaaaaatactATAGTTGCAATTCTTTTCATGTTAATATGAAAAACTATATCTTAAAATAATGGTCAAAGTTCATGATCGAGAAACAAAATGTGACAATTAAGAAAGGAATGGAGTAAAATACTTGTATGAATTTTTTCTCATTAAAGTTACTGCACTATGTGTTAATTACCCAGAAAGTATAATTCACCGCTTCAGAAAATAACATGCCGACAGTAAAAAATGTATTCTGAGGGATAGGAAATTTTAAGCACCCAAACTGTTAATGTACAAACCAATGTATAGAAAGCAAACGAATATAAAACATTGATTTGGTCATTTGGAAGGTGTCATTTTATGCTCTTTGCAAGGACGTTGTCAAAGTTCTGGATTTCATGGAGAGGTTAGAGAATGAAGAGGATCAAAATGCTGTCGACATAGCCAATCAAATTGAAAAGCTGAAATTGGTGCTGACATTTATTTGTACGTACGTCCAGCTTTCTCATTGTGATTTGGAAATATTTGAAAGTGTAATGAGTTATTCAAGACAAGAGGTTGAGGATCTGCTTCGACCAATTTTGGATGATGTTGACATGGATCATGTTTTTCTTAGCCTCATGGATAATATCGATGATTGTATCGACTCATCCCATCATTCAACATCAAGTTCCACCATGACTGATGAGCAGTTGAGCTTCCTCCTCCAGAATCTACATTATCTATCCAAGTGTTATGCTGAACAGATTCATCCATTAGAGACTCAGTATGAGATTCTTCCGAATGTGTGTGGCAACATGAAAGATTTCCATGGGTTGATAGTGAATCGTTGCATTGAGCACGAGATTGTTCAGTATGTCTTGCCTCAGTTTCAACTCATGGCTGAGAAAGTTGGAATCCTTCTTTGGGATGTTATAATTAAAGAAGACTCTCATCTACTCATATGTCATACCAATTTGAAAGCTTCAACTTCGGCAGAAGTTGGATGCTTCATCAAGCAGCTCCTAGAAACCTCTCCAGACATTATAAGAGAATATCTGATTCATCTACAAGAACACATGGTAAATGTTACTACCCCTAGAACTTCAGGGGCTCGAAACATTCATGTCATGATAGAGTTCCTATTAATTGTTCTTACTAACATGCCGAAGGACTTTATTCATCATGACAAATTATTTGATCTTTTGGCACGTGTTGGAGCACTTATCAGGGAGGTATCAGCTCTTCTTCGTGACTTAGAAGAAAAGTCAAGGAATGAAGAGAGAACCAATGAAACAAGTCGTGCAACTCTGGACTTGCTGGAAGAAAAAATTGAACTCCTCAAGGAAGATCTCAAACATGTTTATCTGAAAGCCCCGGACTCATATAAATGTTGCTTCCCGATGAATGATGGACTGCACTTCATGCATCTGCTACACATACACTTAAAAGATTTGCTGGATTCCAATTCTTATTCAATTGCTTTGATAAAGGAAGAAATTGGACAGGTGAAAGAGGACCTAGAATTTATAAGATCTTCCTTCGTGAAGATTGAGCAAGAATTGAATAAAGATCTCTGGGCacgtgttttagatgtggcataTGAGGCAAAAAGATGTCATAAATTCAATTATCGTGCGAGATAATGGTCTCTTACATATTATTTTCTCATTTCCCATTGTGATAAAAAAGATCAGGCTTATCATAGAAGATGTCTCCCAATTACCGGAGAAGATTCACAAGAACAAGAGCCTCATTGTTGTAAACTCTCCCAAGAAGCCAGTTGAACGAAAGTCATTGACGGCTGATAAAATAATCGTAGGTTTTGAGGAGGAGATAAACTGGTTGATTACTAGGCTCACCAGTGGACCGAAAGATTTGGATGTCATCTCAATCA is part of the Capsicum annuum cultivar UCD-10X-F1 unplaced genomic scaffold, UCD10Xv1.1 ctg82420, whole genome shotgun sequence genome and encodes:
- the LOC124895470 gene encoding putative late blight resistance protein homolog R1B-16, which codes for VSFYALCKDVVKVLDFMERLENEEDQNAVDIANQIEKLKLVLTFICTYVQLSHCDLEIFESVMSYSRQEVEDLLRPILDDVDMDHVFLSLMDNIDDCIDSSHHSTSSSTMTDEQLSFLLQNLHYLSKCYAEQIHPLETQYEILPNVCGNMKDFHGLIVNRCIEHEIVQYVLPQFQLMAEKVGILLWDVIIKEDSHLLICHTNLKASTSAEVGCFIKQLLETSPDIIREYLIHLQEHMVNVTTPRTSGARNIHVMIEFLLIVLTNMPKDFIHHDKLFDLLARVGALIREVSALLRDLEEKSRNEERTNETSRATLDLLEEKIELLKEDLKHVYLKAPDSYKCCFPMNDGLHFMHLLHIHLKDLLDSNSYSIALIKEEIGQVKEDLEFIRSSFVKIEQELNKDLWARVLDVAYEIRLIIEDVSQLPEKIHKNKSLIVVNSPKKPVERKSLTADKIIVGFEEEINWLITRLTSGPKDLDVISITGKTTLAYKVYNDESVSRRFNIRAWCTVGQEYDKRNLLEKVYNQVTGPDSKLSENMDVADELRRHLLGKRYLSVLDDLWDTDTWDKLSRPFTLVENGSRIILTSRDMEVGLYGKRSTDPLNLRLLRLEESWELLEKRAFGNKSCPDELLDVGKEIAENCKGLPLVADLIAGVIAGREKTMSVWLEV